The genomic segment AGGCAACTTCATATCAGAACTGAGTTTCTTGTTCTTGATGTTATTCAAGAGCTTAGCTGCATCTATCAGACCAGCACCCATCTTGCCGATGTACTTAGAGAGCTGTACAATCTCAGGCGAAGCACCTACGGTAGTATGGTTCATGTAGTAGGTCTTGGTTGCACCATTCTGATAATGACTATCCAGTTCCTTTACAGACTTCTTCATCAGGGCTACGAAGTCGGCAGCACGATAATGACGGTTCGTCTTGGCAGCATAAGCGAGACCCAAGGCAGCCACACCAGAAACGTGAGGACAAGCCATAGAGGTTCCCTCCATGTAGCCGTAAGCAGGCCGACCGTTCTTGATCATCGTAGAGAGCACAGCACCTTTCTGCTTGGTTGTCTCTGTCTCTGCCCAGTATTCATCTTCCTGCTCGCCAATCTTGCTGTAATATTCCAAGTCGCCACCAGGAGCACTCAGGGTTACGAGCGAACCGAAATCGGTGTAGCAGGCTGGAGTATAGTCGGCAGCTAATGAAGATACGCTGACGCACTTAGAGTAAGCACCTGGGAAAGCAGGATTGCCAGCATACTCGTTACCGGCTGCGAAGACTGGAATACCGCCGTCGATGACACCATTAGGCGAACCGGCATTGTTGATAAAGTAATCCAGAGCTTCCTTCTCCAGCGGATAGGTCTCAGCCCATTCCTTCTCGGTAGCAGGACCCGGAGTATAACCGTTGATGATGCTAGACTCTGAAGAGTTGTAACCCCAACTGCACTGCAGGATGACTGCACCATTATCGGCAGCATACTTGATGGCTCTCGCCTCGCCTGCCAAGGTTACACTGTTCTGACCGGAGAATACCTGACAAGACATGATCTTGACACCAGAGTTAGGAGTACCGTCACCACCAGCTACACCACAAACACCTCTACCATTATTATTTACGGCTGCAATGGTACCAGCTACGTGAGTACCATGACCGGTGTCATTGGCATCAGTCCAGGTAATATCGCCGCTCTCAGTAACGAAGTTGTAGCCATGAAGGTCGCCCTCATAACCGTTTCCGTCGCCGTCAGTCTTGGCACCCTGAACACTTTCGCCCGGGTTGCACCACATGTTGGCTGCCAGATCAGGGTGCGTATACATCACGCCCTCATCAAGAATAGCCACGATGATAGAAGGATCGCCTGTGCAGGTCTTCCACGCCTCAAGTGCATTCACATCACATCCAGCCTTAGCACCTACATGATTGTTGTTGAGGTTTTCAAAATCATAGTTGCCCTTGCCCAGGTTACGGTAATGCCAC from the Segatella copri genome contains:
- a CDS encoding subtilase family N-terminal domain-containing protein, giving the protein MKKKFFYIAMVALALTGCSDSLSTIGSSDGNSEITIPADAEAGELLIKFSPEMSDILDQAQLSKTRAGKATRSGIPSTDEVLDILGSYSFERVFPVDANTEARTREAGLHLWYTVKFNKGTDLKAAAERLKQLGEISKVQTNGRIKRAYNTDSKRIYLSDKALQQKATRSAADDFPNDPGFASQWHYRNLGKGNYDFENLNNNHVGAKAGCDVNALEAWKTCTGDPSIIVAILDEGVMYTHPDLAANMWCNPGESVQGAKTDGDGNGYEGDLHGYNFVTESGDITWTDANDTGHGTHVAGTIAAVNNNGRGVCGVAGGDGTPNSGVKIMSCQVFSGQNSVTLAGEARAIKYAADNGAVILQCSWGYNSSESSIINGYTPGPATEKEWAETYPLEKEALDYFINNAGSPNGVIDGGIPVFAAGNEYAGNPAFPGAYSKCVSVSSLAADYTPACYTDFGSLVTLSAPGGDLEYYSKIGEQEDEYWAETETTKQKGAVLSTMIKNGRPAYGYMEGTSMACPHVSGVAALGLAYAAKTNRHYRAADFVALMKKSVKELDSHYQNGATKTYYMNHTTVGASPEIVQLSKYIGKMGAGLIDAAKLLNNIKNKKLSSDMKLPNVYVGIEKTVSLNLAAYFAGRTEGFSCSVANGSVASASVDGKTLIVKGLAVGSTSLTVTAAGGTSQTVVVTVRKSAGNNGWM